GGCCTTTCACGAGCCGGTTGACCACGGCGGCGGTGCCGGCGGTGCCCAGGCCGTCGCCCCGGCGTCCGGGGTGCACCCAGACGCCCTGGATCTGCCCGACCGTCGCCGACATCGCGCCGATCTCGGCCTTGAAGACGACCTCGCCGTTCTCGAACCGGGCGAACGCGCGCCCGGCGCCGATCAGCTCGGTGACGCGGGCGCGGTAGCTGGCGCCGCCGTCGCCGCTGCGCGGGTCGACGCCGACCTCCTCGATGAACATCGCGACGGCCGCGGGCAGGTACCGCTCGAGCTCGTCCGGCCGGACGGGGCGGACCAGCGGGTCGGCCGCGACCAGCGGCGTCGAGTCCAGGGCCATCAGCGGCTGGTCGTCGCGGACCTCGCGGGCCGGGCCCCACTCGTCGGAGAGCTCGTCCCAGAGGCCGATGACCTGCTCGGCCGGGCCGACGAGCGACGAGCAGGTTCGCTGGCGGCGTAGCGCGCGGTCGGCGAAGGAGCGCAACGCGGGCGCGTTGCCGCGCAAGGGGATCAGGTTGGGGCCGGAGAAGCACAGCCCTTGGAGCCGCCCGGCGCGGACCGGGCGGTTGTCGGCGGCCCAGAGCTCGCCACCGAGCCGCCACGGGTCGAGGCCCGCGGCCTCGACCCGGGCGCTGACCATGCAGCTGCCCACCGGGTCGGCGGCGAGCGCGGCACGGACCGCCGGATAGTCCCGATCATCGAGCAGCCGTGCACCTGCAAGCCGCAACACGGGGTCCAGGGTGCCAGATTCGGCGCCTGAACGGAACGCGAGGCCCCGGACACGGTGAGATGAACAGCCCGGGTCGCGGTTCGCGGGGAGAATGAGTGTATGCAGCGGTATACGTACAAGGTCGTAGAGGTCCGGGAGAAGCTCGTCGGGGGCAAGATGTCCGGCGGGAAGCTCGAGAAGCTGCTCAACGACCACGCCGCCGACGGCTGGCAGCTGAAGGCGATCACTTCGGCGGAGGTGAAGGGCCGTGTCGGGCCCGGCGGCGTGGACGGGTTGCTGGTCACCTTCGAGAAGCCGGTCGGCTGAGGCGCGGCCAGCCCCTCAGGGCGCGCCGCGGTAGGTGCCGAACGTCCAGGCGTTGCCCTCCGGGTCGCGCAGGCTGAACGTGTGCGAGCCGTAGTCCGTGTCGGTCAGCTCCGCGGTGATCTCCGCGCCCGCGGCCTTCGCCTTCGCGTGGATCTCGTCGACGTGGTCCGAAACCACGTACACCGCGCCGGTGCCGGGTTTCACGGCGTCGTGGACACCGTCCGGCGGGCGGACGCTGCCCAGCATCACCGCGCCGCCTTCGGGCCAGCGCAGCTCGGCGTGCGCGATCAGGTCGCCTTCGGGCACCACCAGCGTCTCGGTGAAGCCCAGGACGTCGACGAGGAAACGGACCGCCGCCGGGGCGTCGTCGTAACGCAGGGCGGGCCAGACGTTCGGTTCAGGAGTCATGCCCGCGAGTCTTGCCCGCCGCCACTCCCTCGTCTTGGAGGAACGGGAGCTCCTCGGCGATCCACGTCCCCGGCGTGCACCCGGCCAGCGCCCGCCACTCGTTGCTCAGGTGCGCCTGGTCGTAGTAGCCGCACTCGACGGCCAGCCCGGCCAGGTCCGAGCGCCCCTGCCGCAACAACCGCCCGGCCCGCTCGAACCGCAGTACCCGCGCCGCCTGCTTGGGCGCCAGGCCCAGCACCGCCCGGAACCGCTCACCCAGGTGACGGCGGCTCCAGCCGACCTCGTCCGCCAGGTCCGTGACGCGCACCCGGCCGTCCGCGCCCCGCATCCGGCGCCAGGCCTCCCCCAGCTCGGGCGGCGGCGCCACCGGATCGACCGCCCGCGCCGCCAGCACGTCGTCGAGCAGGGCGAACCGCTCGCCCCAGGTCGGCAGCTCCCGCAGCCGGTCCGGCAGCGAGCCCAGGCCGAACTCGGCCAGGTCGCACACCTCGCCGCTCAGCTCCGCCGCCGTGACCCCGAACAACGTCCGCACGCCCAGCGGGTCGAGCTCCAGCTGCAGCCCTTCCTGGCTGCGATCCTGCCGGATCAGCACCGCGCGCGTGTGCAGCCCGCCGACGAGCCCCTGCAGGCTGTGCCCGGCCATCCGGACCGGCCCCGCCAGGCTGATGACCAGCGTCACATGCCGGGACGGCAGACCTCGGTGCACGGGCAGCGTCACCTCGTCCTGCGCGTACCCGACATAGCGCGTGACCAGCGGCCGCACCACCGGGTGCGGCTGCCGGACGGCCCAGGTCACGCTCACGAATACCAGCGTAAACGTCACCACCGGCAGTTCGGGTTCTGCTAACACGGACAGTGCGTCCCCACCGCGGAAGGAACCCCCGATGACGATCCAGGAGCAGGCGCAGCAGCTGGAGCTGCTCGCCGACCAGGTGCCCACCGGCATCGCGCTCGCCACGAAGAGCGACCTCGAAGATCTGCAGGCACAGGTGATGGGCCTGCTCGGGGAGACGTCGACCGCGACCGCGATCCAGGGTTCGATCCAGCTGGCGTCGCAGCAGATCGACGAGGTCGCCGCCGCGCTGGAGAACGTCCGCCTGCAGATCCGCGACGCCGCCCAGCACCACCTGCAGGGCTGACCCCGACGGTCGTGAGTGATCAGGGCGGTTCTAACCGCCCTGATCACTCACGACCGGCTGCGGAAGAGCGCCTGGGTCAGCCGGCGGTGACGACCGGCTCGCCCTCGCCGAGGGACTCGCCCGCTTCTTCGGCGATGCGCATGGCCTCTTCGATCAGCGTCTCGACGATCGCGTGCTCGGGCACGGTCTTGATGACCTCGCCCTTCACGAAGATCTGGCCCTTGCCGTTGCCCGAAGCGACGCCGAGGTCGGCTTCGCGGGCCTCGCCCGGGCCGTTGACGACGCAGCCCATGACCGCGACGCGCAGCGGGATCTCCATGCCCTCGAGCCCGGCGGTGACCTGCTCGGCGAGCGTGTAGACGTCCACCTGCGCGCGCCCGCACGACGGGCACGACACGATCTCCAGCTTGCGCTGCTTCAGGTTCAGCGACTGCAGGATCTGGATGCCGACCTTGACCTCTTCGACCGGCGGCGCGGAGAGCGACACGCGGATCGTGTCGCCGATGCCCTGGCGCAGCAGCGCGCCGAACGCGACGGCCGACTTGATCGTGCCCTGGAACGCCGGGCCCGCCTCGGTGACGCCGAGGTGCAGCGGGTAGTCGCACTGCTCGGCGAGGATCTCGTAGGCGCGCACCATGACCACCGGGTCGTTGTGCTTGACCGAGATCTTGATGTCGTGGAAGTCGTGCTCGGCGAACAGCGACGCCTCCCACAGGGCCGACTCGGCGAGCGCCTCCGGCGTCGCCTTGCCGTACTTCTCGAGCAGGCGCTTGTCCAGCGAGCCCGCGTTGACGCCGATCCGGATCGGCGTGCCGTGGTCCTTCGCGGCCTGCGCGATCTCCTTGACCTGGTCGTCGAACTTCCGGATGTTGCCCGGGTTCACGCGCACCGCGGCGCAACCGGCCTCGATCGCGGCGAAGACGTACTTCGGCTGGAAGTGGATGTCGGCGATCACCGGGATCTGCGACTTCTTCGCGATGGCGGGCAGCGCCTCGGCGTCGTCGGCCGACGGGCACGCGACGCGGACGATGTCGCAGCCCGCGGCGGTCAGCTCGGCGATCTGCTGCAGGGTCGCGTTGACGTCGGAGGTGAGCGTCGTCGTCATCGACTGGACGGAGATCGGGTGGTCGCTGCCGACACCGACCGGGCCCACCTGGAGCTGGCGGGTCTTGCGGCGCTCGGACAGGACGGGCGGGGGCAGGGCAGGCATACCGAGTGCGACGGTCACGGCCTCCAGCGTACCTACCCCGACCGGGCCACCTTCACCATGTCAACCGTCACGGTGAGCAGCATTACGCCCCGTGCGACCCGCCACGGAGGGGCCGGAACCCCTCCGTGGCGGAGCACTACTGCAGACGAATCGGGTTGACGATGTCCGCCGTGACCGTGAGCAGGGTCACCGCGCCACCGATGAGCACCAGCACCATCGTGATCCCGGACAGCCTCGTGTAGTCGACGGGCCCGCCGGCCACCTTGCCCCGCCGGGCGCGGATCCAGTCGCGGACGCGCTCGTACCAGACCACCGCGATGTGCCCGCCGTCGAGCGGCAGCAGCGGCAGCAGGTTGAACACGCCGATGAAGAAGTTCAGGCTGGCCAGCAGGAAGAAGAACAGCACCCAGATGCCCCGCTCGACGGCCTCGCCGCCGATCCGGCTCGCGCCGACGACGCTGACCGGGGTGTTCGGGTCGCGCTCGCCGCCGAAGATCGCGGTGACGACGGCGGGGATGCGCTCCGGGAACTCGACGAGCCGCTGGGCCGTCTCGGAGAACATCGTGCCGGTGAAGCTGAACGTGGCGCCGACCGCGGCGACCGGGCCGTACTGCGTGGTGGCGGCCGGCAGCTGCGGCGAGGCGCCGATCATGCCGACCTCCTTGACGCCCGAGCTGCTCCAGCGCTGCACCTTCGGCACGTCGACGACGAGCGACAGGCGCTGGTCGCCGCGCTGGACGTCGAACTCCGTCGGGCCGCTGGTGGCCTGCACGGTGGCGAGCATCTCGTCCCAGGTCGCGATCGGCTTGCCGCCGATCGCGACGATCTTGTCACCGGCCCGCAGCCCGGCGGCCTGCGCGGGACGCGCGGCGCCCGGCGGGCAGGTGGGGTCCTGGGCCTGCTCCTTCGTCGTGGCCGAGCGGGCGCAGGAGGTCGAAGCCAGCACCGGCTCGGTCGTGGTGGGGCCGGCCAGGTTCGGCAGCCCCATCGTCACGGCCATCAGGTAGAGCACGACGAAGCCGAGGATGAAGTGCGTGATCGACCCGGCGGACATGACGACCGTGCGCTTCCAGGTCTTGAACCGCCACATCGCGCGGGGAGCCTCGTCCGGCGTCACCTCGTCGAGCGCTGTCATGCCGGCGATGTCGCAGAAGCCGCCGAGCGGGATCCACTTCAGGCCGTATTCGGTCTCCCCGCGACGCCAGGAGAACACCGTGGGCCCGAAGCCCACGAAGTACCGGCGGACCTTCATGCCGAAGGCCTTCGCGGTGACCATGTGGCCGGCCTCGTGCAGTGCGACGGAGACACAGATCCCCAGCGCGAAGAGCACCACACCGATGATGTAGGACACCCGCTACTTCCCCTCGATGATCGAACCGGCCCGCGCGCGAGCCCAGCGCTCGGCGGCGAGAACGTCGTCGACGTCGCGCGGTTCGCGACGCCACTCGTCGGCGGCTCCCACCACCTCGGAAACAGTGTCCACTATCGACGTGAAGCCGGTGTTCTGCGCCAGGAACGCCGCGACGAGCTCCTCGTTCGCGGCGTTGTACACCGCGGGCAGGCAGCCGCCCGCGGTGCCGCAGTGCCGGGCCAGCTCGACGGCCGGGAAGGCCTCGTCGTCCAGCGGCTCGAAAGTCCAGGTCGCGGCCTTGTCCCAGGTGCACGCGGGGGCGGCGTCGGGCACCCGGTCGGGCCAGTGCAGGGCGAGCGCGATCGGCAGCCGCATGTCGGGCGGGCTGGCCTGGGCGATCGTCGAGCCGTCGGTGAAGGTCACCATCGAGTGCACGATCGACTGCGGGTGCACGGTGACGTCGATCCGGTCGGGCTCGATGCCGAACAGCAGCGCCGCCTCGATCAGCTCCAGGCCCTTGTTGACCAGGGTGGCGGAGTTGATGGTGATCAGCGGGCCCATCGACCAGGTCGGGTGCGCCATCGCCTGCTCGACGGTGACGTCGGCCAGCTCGGCCCGCTTGCGGCCGCGGAACGGGCCGCCGGAGGCGGTGAGCACGAGCCGGGCGACTTCGTCCTGGCGGCCGGCGCGCAGGGCCTGCGCGATGGCGGAGTGCTCGGAGTCGACCGGCACGAGCTGCCCGGGCTTGGCCGCGGCGAGCACCAGCGGCCCGCCGGCGATGAGCGACTCCTTGTTGGCCAGCGCGAGGGTGGCGCCGGTGGCGAGCGCCCGCAGCGTCGGCTCGAGGCCGCGGGAGCCGGGCAGCGCGTTGAGGACGGTGTCGACGGGCACGGCGTCGATCAGCTCGGTGACCGCGTCGGAGCCCGCGAAGAGCCGCGGGAGCTTGAACTCGCCCTGCGAATAGCCGCGCTTCTGCGCTTCGGCGTACAGCGCGAGCTGCACGTCTTCGGCGGCGGTGGCCTTGGTCACGGCGACGGCCTCGACGCCGTGGGCGAGCGCCTGCGCGGCGAGCGCGGCCGGATCGGCGCCACCCGCCGCGATGCCGGCCACCCGGAAGAGGTGCGGGTTGCGGGCCGCGACGTCCAGGGCCTGCACGCCGATGGACCCGGTGGAGCCGAGCACGAGAACGCTTCGCGAGGTAGTCATCGCGAGTCATTGTCGCGCGGGGCGTCTCCGCGGCGCACCCGGAGGTGTGGGATCATCGGCGCGTCCGTGGTTCAAGGGTCTTGAGGAGTTCATCGTGGCAGGCAAGGCGGTCGAGAAGCGGCCCGAGGTCGACCCCCGCGACGAGCCGTCCGCGGCCTGGGGCTGGCACGGTTCGTTCCCGAAGGCCACCCGCATCGCCGGCTGGGTCAGCGCGATCATCCTGCTCGTGATGATCAAGGGCAACCACGAGAACAACACCGAGAACGTGTGGCTCGTCGGCCTCTCGCTGTTCCTGATCCTGCTGCTGGTGCTCGACATCCGTAAGCAGCGCACGGCCTGGCGCAAGTAGTTGGTGACCCGCTAACGTCGCGGGTCATGAAGCTGCGCTGGGGTTTGGCTCTCGTCGGTGTCCTGGGTGCGTTGCTGGTGGCGCCGGCTTCGGCTTCGGCAGCCCCGGTGGTCACGCGGTGCGAGTTCACCCCGACCCCCGACAACCCCGCGGCACGTCCCGTGGTGCGGCCGCTGCCGTTCGCTTTGACGCGCGGGACGGTCGACGTGACGTTCCGCTTCAACTACGGCCCGGTGACGGTGCGGCTGAACCGCG
This genomic window from Amycolatopsis mongoliensis contains:
- a CDS encoding GNAT family N-acetyltransferase — its product is MLRLAGARLLDDRDYPAVRAALAADPVGSCMVSARVEAAGLDPWRLGGELWAADNRPVRAGRLQGLCFSGPNLIPLRGNAPALRSFADRALRRQRTCSSLVGPAEQVIGLWDELSDEWGPAREVRDDQPLMALDSTPLVAADPLVRPVRPDELERYLPAAVAMFIEEVGVDPRSGDGGASYRARVTELIGAGRAFARFENGEVVFKAEIGAMSATVGQIQGVWVHPGRRGDGLGTAGTAAVVNRLVKGLGRTASLYVNAFNTPALAAYRKIGFQQVGQYATVLF
- a CDS encoding DUF4177 domain-containing protein, with the translated sequence MQRYTYKVVEVREKLVGGKMSGGKLEKLLNDHAADGWQLKAITSAEVKGRVGPGGVDGLLVTFEKPVG
- a CDS encoding VOC family protein, whose protein sequence is MTPEPNVWPALRYDDAPAAVRFLVDVLGFTETLVVPEGDLIAHAELRWPEGGAVMLGSVRPPDGVHDAVKPGTGAVYVVSDHVDEIHAKAKAAGAEITAELTDTDYGSHTFSLRDPEGNAWTFGTYRGAP
- a CDS encoding helix-turn-helix domain-containing protein is translated as MSVTWAVRQPHPVVRPLVTRYVGYAQDEVTLPVHRGLPSRHVTLVISLAGPVRMAGHSLQGLVGGLHTRAVLIRQDRSQEGLQLELDPLGVRTLFGVTAAELSGEVCDLAEFGLGSLPDRLRELPTWGERFALLDDVLAARAVDPVAPPPELGEAWRRMRGADGRVRVTDLADEVGWSRRHLGERFRAVLGLAPKQAARVLRFERAGRLLRQGRSDLAGLAVECGYYDQAHLSNEWRALAGCTPGTWIAEELPFLQDEGVAAGKTRGHDS
- the ispG gene encoding flavodoxin-dependent (E)-4-hydroxy-3-methylbut-2-enyl-diphosphate synthase, giving the protein MTVALGMPALPPPVLSERRKTRQLQVGPVGVGSDHPISVQSMTTTLTSDVNATLQQIAELTAAGCDIVRVACPSADDAEALPAIAKKSQIPVIADIHFQPKYVFAAIEAGCAAVRVNPGNIRKFDDQVKEIAQAAKDHGTPIRIGVNAGSLDKRLLEKYGKATPEALAESALWEASLFAEHDFHDIKISVKHNDPVVMVRAYEILAEQCDYPLHLGVTEAGPAFQGTIKSAVAFGALLRQGIGDTIRVSLSAPPVEEVKVGIQILQSLNLKQRKLEIVSCPSCGRAQVDVYTLAEQVTAGLEGMEIPLRVAVMGCVVNGPGEAREADLGVASGNGKGQIFVKGEVIKTVPEHAIVETLIEEAMRIAEEAGESLGEGEPVVTAG
- a CDS encoding M50 family metallopeptidase, translated to MSYIIGVVLFALGICVSVALHEAGHMVTAKAFGMKVRRYFVGFGPTVFSWRRGETEYGLKWIPLGGFCDIAGMTALDEVTPDEAPRAMWRFKTWKRTVVMSAGSITHFILGFVVLYLMAVTMGLPNLAGPTTTEPVLASTSCARSATTKEQAQDPTCPPGAARPAQAAGLRAGDKIVAIGGKPIATWDEMLATVQATSGPTEFDVQRGDQRLSLVVDVPKVQRWSSSGVKEVGMIGASPQLPAATTQYGPVAAVGATFSFTGTMFSETAQRLVEFPERIPAVVTAIFGGERDPNTPVSVVGASRIGGEAVERGIWVLFFFLLASLNFFIGVFNLLPLLPLDGGHIAVVWYERVRDWIRARRGKVAGGPVDYTRLSGITMVLVLIGGAVTLLTVTADIVNPIRLQ
- the dxr gene encoding 1-deoxy-D-xylulose-5-phosphate reductoisomerase — translated: MTTSRSVLVLGSTGSIGVQALDVAARNPHLFRVAGIAAGGADPAALAAQALAHGVEAVAVTKATAAEDVQLALYAEAQKRGYSQGEFKLPRLFAGSDAVTELIDAVPVDTVLNALPGSRGLEPTLRALATGATLALANKESLIAGGPLVLAAAKPGQLVPVDSEHSAIAQALRAGRQDEVARLVLTASGGPFRGRKRAELADVTVEQAMAHPTWSMGPLITINSATLVNKGLELIEAALLFGIEPDRIDVTVHPQSIVHSMVTFTDGSTIAQASPPDMRLPIALALHWPDRVPDAAPACTWDKAATWTFEPLDDEAFPAVELARHCGTAGGCLPAVYNAANEELVAAFLAQNTGFTSIVDTVSEVVGAADEWRREPRDVDDVLAAERWARARAGSIIEGK
- a CDS encoding DUF2631 domain-containing protein, yielding MAGKAVEKRPEVDPRDEPSAAWGWHGSFPKATRIAGWVSAIILLVMIKGNHENNTENVWLVGLSLFLILLLVLDIRKQRTAWRK